The proteins below come from a single Streptomyces sp. SCSIO 75703 genomic window:
- a CDS encoding alpha/beta hydrolase — translation MSESRADGAVGAAATAASAADGWRRTTGIAGVALGVVAAGAAAGVAIERLTVGRGMRQKARLALDAAGPYGGVRGTPGRAYADDGTELYYEVDEVAPEAEPAAPRRRRLFGRREPAPVTVVFCHGYCLNQDSWHYQRAALRGVVRTVHWDQRSHGRSGRGVAQARDGAPLTIEQLGRDLKAVIDAAVPEGPVVLVGHSMGGMTVMALADAFPELVRERVVGVALVGTSSGRLGEVSFGLPVAGVNAVRRVLPGVLKALGQRAELVERGRRATADLFAGVIKRYSFASRDVDPAVARFAERMIESTPIDVVAEFYPAFTDHDKTEALAHFDGLPVLVLAGVRDLITPSEHSEAIADLLPEAESVLVPDAGHLVMLEHPELVTDRLADLLARAGAVPSGATVGGYGRSTAGPGTAGPGTAGPR, via the coding sequence GTGAGCGAGAGCAGAGCGGACGGTGCCGTGGGCGCCGCGGCGACCGCCGCCTCCGCCGCGGACGGCTGGCGCCGGACCACCGGCATCGCCGGGGTCGCCCTGGGCGTGGTCGCCGCGGGCGCCGCCGCCGGTGTGGCGATCGAACGGCTCACCGTGGGCCGCGGGATGCGCCAGAAGGCGCGGCTCGCCCTCGACGCGGCGGGACCCTACGGCGGGGTGCGGGGCACCCCCGGCCGGGCGTACGCCGACGACGGCACCGAGCTGTACTACGAGGTCGACGAGGTCGCCCCGGAGGCCGAGCCCGCCGCCCCCCGCCGCCGCCGGCTCTTCGGCCGCCGGGAGCCCGCCCCCGTGACCGTCGTCTTCTGTCACGGCTACTGCCTCAACCAGGACTCCTGGCACTACCAGCGCGCCGCCCTGCGCGGCGTCGTGCGCACCGTGCACTGGGACCAGCGCAGCCACGGGCGTTCCGGGCGGGGCGTGGCGCAGGCCCGCGACGGCGCGCCGCTCACCATCGAGCAGCTCGGCCGGGACCTGAAGGCGGTGATCGACGCGGCCGTGCCCGAGGGCCCGGTCGTGCTGGTCGGCCACTCGATGGGCGGCATGACCGTGATGGCCCTCGCGGACGCCTTCCCCGAACTGGTCCGCGAGCGGGTGGTGGGCGTCGCCCTGGTCGGCACGTCCTCCGGCCGGCTCGGCGAGGTGAGCTTCGGCCTCCCGGTGGCCGGGGTCAACGCGGTGCGCCGGGTGCTGCCGGGCGTGCTGAAGGCGCTGGGGCAGCGGGCCGAGCTGGTGGAGCGGGGGCGGCGGGCGACGGCGGACCTGTTCGCCGGGGTGATCAAGCGGTACTCGTTCGCGTCCCGGGACGTCGACCCGGCGGTGGCCCGGTTCGCCGAGCGGATGATCGAGTCGACGCCGATCGACGTGGTCGCCGAGTTCTACCCGGCCTTCACCGACCACGACAAGACCGAGGCCCTGGCCCACTTCGACGGGCTGCCGGTGCTGGTGCTGGCCGGCGTGCGGGACCTGATCACGCCCAGCGAGCACAGCGAGGCCATCGCCGACCTGCTCCCGGAGGCCGAATCGGTGCTGGTGCCGGACGCCGGGCACCTGGTCATGCTGGAGCACCCGGAGCTGGTCACCGACCGCCTCGCCGACCTGCTCGCCCGCGCGGGCGCCGTGCCGTCAGGGGCTACCGTTGGGGGCTATGGACGCAGCACCGCAGGACCCGGCACCGCAGGACCCGGCACCGCAGGACCCCGCTGA
- the alr gene encoding alanine racemase encodes MTENAGRRTAPLRARAEIDLAALRANVRTLRERAPGASFMAVVKADAYGHGAIPCARAAVAAGANWLGTATPQEALALRAGADLPEDVRIMCWLWTPGGPWREAVEARLDVSVGALWALDEVGEAARRAGHPARVHLKADTGLGRGGCQPGDWDELVGEALRAEREGLIRITGVWSHLACADEPGHPATAAQLARFCEMTERAEERGARFEVRHIANSAATLTLPESHFDLVRAGIALYGVSPSPELGSPADLGLRPVMRLSASLALVKDVPGGHGVGYGHHYTTPGPTTLGLVPLGYADGVPRHASHTGPVLVDGKWRTVAGRIAMDQFTVDLGGDRPAAGTEAVLFGPGDGGEPTAGDWAQAAGTIGYEIVTRVGTRVPRVYVDGERA; translated from the coding sequence ATGACTGAGAATGCTGGCCGCCGGACCGCGCCCCTGCGGGCCCGCGCGGAGATCGACCTGGCCGCCCTGCGGGCCAACGTGCGCACCCTGCGCGAACGGGCCCCCGGAGCGTCCTTCATGGCCGTCGTCAAGGCCGACGCCTACGGCCACGGCGCGATCCCCTGCGCCCGCGCCGCCGTGGCCGCCGGAGCGAACTGGCTCGGCACCGCCACCCCGCAGGAGGCCCTCGCGCTGCGCGCCGGGGCGGACCTCCCCGAGGACGTGCGGATCATGTGCTGGCTCTGGACGCCCGGCGGGCCCTGGCGCGAGGCCGTCGAGGCCCGCCTGGACGTCTCCGTCGGCGCGCTGTGGGCGCTGGACGAGGTCGGCGAGGCCGCCCGGCGGGCGGGGCACCCCGCCCGCGTGCACCTGAAGGCCGACACCGGCCTCGGACGCGGCGGCTGCCAGCCCGGGGACTGGGACGAGCTGGTCGGCGAGGCGCTGCGCGCCGAGCGCGAGGGGCTGATCCGGATCACCGGCGTCTGGTCCCACCTGGCCTGCGCCGACGAGCCCGGACACCCCGCCACCGCCGCCCAGCTCGCGCGCTTTTGCGAGATGACCGAGCGGGCCGAGGAGCGGGGCGCCCGCTTCGAGGTGCGGCACATCGCCAACTCGGCGGCCACGCTGACCCTCCCGGAGAGCCACTTCGACCTGGTCCGGGCCGGCATCGCCCTCTACGGCGTCTCGCCCAGCCCCGAGCTGGGTTCCCCCGCCGACCTCGGCCTGCGCCCGGTGATGCGGCTGTCCGCGTCGCTCGCGCTGGTCAAGGACGTCCCCGGCGGCCACGGCGTCGGCTACGGGCACCACTACACGACCCCCGGCCCGACCACCCTCGGCCTCGTCCCGCTCGGCTACGCGGACGGCGTCCCGCGCCACGCCTCGCACACCGGCCCGGTGCTGGTCGACGGCAAGTGGCGCACGGTGGCGGGGCGGATCGCGATGGACCAGTTCACCGTCGACCTCGGCGGCGACCGGCCCGCCGCGGGCACGGAGGCGGTGCTGTTCGGCCCCGGCGACGGCGGCGAGCCCACCGCCGGGGACTGGGCGCAGGCCGCCGGCACCATCGGGTACGAGATCGTCACCCGCGTCGGAACACGGGTGCCCCGCGTCTACGTTGACGGTGAGCGGGCCTAG
- a CDS encoding bifunctional ADP-dependent NAD(P)H-hydrate dehydratase/NAD(P)H-hydrate epimerase, with protein MRTAYHVETVRAAERALMARLPDGALMQRAAAGLAAACAELLGRVYGSRVVLLVGSGDNGGDALWAGARLARRGAGVTAVLLAPGRAHPGGLAALRRAGGITVPAADGVPPVERADLVLDGIVGIGGTGGLRAEAVPLAEAAHRSRAAVVAVDLPSGVDADTGQVRGAAVRADLTVTFGTHKPALLVDPAREHAGSVRLVDIGLELPDDPLLEALQHADVARLLPVPAAESDKYRRGVVGIAAGSARYPGAAVLAVSGALRGGAGAVRYVGPAADAVIARYPETLVSDQGPKRAGRVQAWVVGPGAGDDARAVTQVLAQDVPVLVDADGLRLAPARDVRRRTAPTLMTPHAGEAAALLGVGRDEVEGARLDAVRELAGRYRATVLLKGSTTVVAAPDGGPVRANATGTPWLATAGSGDVLSGLAGSLLAAGLPALDAASAGAYVHGLAGRLAARHAPAGAHDVADAIPRAWRNVREAAEDD; from the coding sequence ATGCGTACTGCGTACCACGTGGAGACGGTCCGGGCCGCCGAACGGGCCCTGATGGCACGGCTGCCGGACGGCGCCCTGATGCAACGGGCCGCGGCCGGTCTCGCCGCCGCCTGCGCCGAGCTCCTCGGCCGCGTCTACGGCAGCCGTGTCGTCCTGCTCGTCGGCAGCGGCGACAACGGCGGCGACGCCCTCTGGGCCGGGGCCCGCCTCGCCCGGCGCGGTGCCGGCGTCACCGCCGTCCTGCTCGCCCCCGGCCGCGCGCACCCCGGCGGGCTCGCCGCGCTGCGCCGGGCCGGCGGTATCACCGTCCCCGCCGCCGACGGCGTACCCCCCGTCGAGCGGGCCGACCTCGTCCTCGACGGCATCGTCGGCATCGGCGGCACCGGCGGGCTGCGCGCCGAGGCCGTGCCGCTCGCCGAGGCCGCCCACCGCTCCCGGGCCGCCGTCGTCGCCGTCGACCTGCCGAGCGGCGTCGACGCCGACACCGGGCAGGTGCGCGGCGCCGCCGTCCGCGCCGATCTGACCGTCACCTTCGGCACCCACAAACCCGCCCTGCTCGTCGACCCCGCCCGGGAACACGCCGGGTCGGTGAGGCTCGTCGACATCGGCCTGGAACTCCCCGACGACCCCCTCCTGGAGGCCCTCCAGCACGCCGACGTGGCCCGGCTGCTGCCGGTGCCCGCCGCGGAGAGCGACAAGTACCGGCGCGGCGTCGTCGGCATCGCCGCCGGCTCCGCCCGCTACCCCGGCGCCGCCGTCCTCGCCGTCTCCGGCGCCCTGCGCGGCGGCGCGGGCGCGGTGCGCTACGTCGGGCCCGCCGCCGACGCCGTGATCGCCCGCTACCCCGAGACCCTCGTCTCCGACCAGGGGCCGAAGAGGGCGGGGCGCGTGCAGGCGTGGGTCGTGGGACCCGGCGCCGGCGACGACGCCCGCGCCGTCACACAGGTGCTGGCCCAGGACGTGCCCGTCCTCGTCGACGCCGACGGACTGCGGCTGGCACCGGCCCGCGACGTGCGCCGGCGCACGGCACCCACGCTGATGACCCCGCACGCCGGTGAGGCCGCCGCCCTGCTCGGCGTGGGCCGGGACGAGGTCGAGGGGGCGCGGCTGGACGCCGTACGGGAGCTGGCCGGGCGGTACCGGGCGACCGTGCTGCTCAAGGGCTCGACCACGGTGGTCGCCGCGCCCGACGGCGGGCCCGTGCGGGCCAACGCGACCGGCACGCCCTGGCTCGCCACCGCCGGCAGCGGGGACGTCCTGTCGGGGCTCGCCGGCTCCCTGCTCGCGGCGGGGCTCCCGGCGCTGGACGCGGCGAGCGCGGGCGCGTACGTGCACGGACTCGCCGGCCGGCTCGCGGCCCGGCACGCGCCCGCCGGGGCGCACGACGTCGCCGACGCGATCCCCCGGGCGTGGCGGAACGTCCGGGAGGCGGCGGAGGACGACTGA
- a CDS encoding holo-ACP synthase, which yields MGIVGVGIDVAEVERFGAALERTPALARRLFLESELLLPGGERRGVASLAARFAAKEALAKALGAPAGLLWTDAEVYVEDSGRPRLRVTGTVAARAAELGVSSWHVSLSHDAGVASAVVIAEG from the coding sequence ATGGGGATTGTCGGGGTCGGGATCGACGTGGCCGAGGTCGAGCGGTTCGGGGCGGCGCTGGAGCGGACGCCCGCGCTCGCGCGGCGGCTCTTCCTGGAGAGCGAACTGCTGCTGCCCGGCGGCGAGCGCCGGGGCGTCGCCTCGCTCGCCGCGCGCTTCGCGGCCAAGGAGGCGCTGGCCAAGGCGCTCGGCGCCCCCGCCGGCCTGCTCTGGACCGACGCCGAGGTGTACGTCGAGGACAGCGGCCGGCCCCGCCTGCGCGTCACCGGGACCGTCGCGGCCCGCGCCGCCGAACTCGGCGTGTCGTCCTGGCACGTGTCCCTGAGTCACGACGCGGGCGTGGCCTCGGCCGTCGTCATCGCGGAGGGCTGA
- the glmS gene encoding glutamine--fructose-6-phosphate transaminase (isomerizing): MCGIVGYVGSRSALDIVMAGLKRLEYRGYDSAGVTVLADGVLAPAKRAGKLVNLEKELAERPLPAATTGIGHTRWATHGAPTDANAHPHLDNAGRVAVVHNGIIENFAHLRAELEGRGHTLASETDTEVVAHLLAEEYSGRADLAEAMRQVCRRLEGAFTLVAVHADAPGVVVGARRNSPLVVGVGDGESFLASDVSAFIAHTRDAVELGQDQVVELRRDGVSVTGFDGRPADVRSYHVDWDASAAEKGGYASFMLKEIAEQPKAVADTLLGRVDGSGSLTLDEVRIPPELLRELDKVVIVACGTAFHAGLIAKYAIEHWTRIPCEVELASEFRYRDPILDQRTLVVAISQSGETMDTLMALRHAREQGSRVLAICNTNGSTIPRESDAVLYTYAGPEVAVASTKAFLTQLVACYLVALYLGQVRGTKYGDEIRDVIRDLSRITGSVERVLETMEPVRELARSLAHHDTVLFLGRHVGHPVALEGALKLKELAYMHAEGFAAGELKHGPIALIEEDLPVVVVVPSPRGRSVLHDKIVSNIQEIRARGARTIVIAEEGDEAVVPYADHLIRVPATPTLLQPLVATVPLQVFACELATARGNEVDQPRNLAKSVTVE; the protein is encoded by the coding sequence ATGTGCGGAATTGTGGGTTATGTGGGGTCTCGCTCGGCGCTCGACATCGTGATGGCCGGGCTCAAACGGCTGGAGTACCGGGGCTACGACTCGGCGGGCGTCACCGTGCTCGCGGACGGCGTCCTCGCTCCCGCCAAACGCGCCGGGAAGCTCGTCAACCTGGAGAAGGAACTCGCCGAGCGCCCGCTGCCCGCCGCCACCACCGGCATCGGCCACACCCGCTGGGCCACCCACGGCGCCCCCACCGACGCCAACGCCCACCCGCACCTCGACAACGCGGGCCGGGTCGCCGTCGTCCACAACGGCATCATCGAGAACTTCGCACACCTCCGCGCCGAGCTGGAGGGCCGCGGTCACACGCTGGCCTCCGAGACCGACACCGAGGTCGTCGCCCACCTGCTCGCCGAGGAGTACTCCGGCCGCGCCGACCTCGCCGAGGCGATGCGGCAGGTGTGCCGGCGGCTGGAGGGCGCGTTCACGCTGGTCGCGGTGCACGCGGACGCGCCCGGCGTGGTGGTCGGCGCCCGCCGCAACTCACCGCTGGTGGTCGGGGTCGGCGACGGGGAGTCCTTCCTCGCCTCCGACGTCTCCGCGTTCATCGCGCACACCCGGGACGCCGTCGAACTGGGCCAGGACCAGGTCGTCGAGCTGCGCCGGGACGGGGTCTCGGTCACCGGGTTCGACGGCCGTCCGGCCGACGTCCGCTCGTACCACGTCGACTGGGACGCCTCGGCCGCCGAGAAGGGCGGGTACGCCTCCTTCATGCTCAAGGAGATCGCCGAGCAGCCCAAGGCGGTCGCCGACACCCTGCTCGGCCGCGTCGACGGCTCCGGCTCGCTCACCCTCGACGAGGTGCGCATCCCCCCGGAACTGCTGCGCGAGCTGGACAAGGTCGTCATCGTCGCCTGCGGCACCGCCTTCCACGCCGGGCTGATCGCCAAGTACGCCATCGAGCACTGGACGCGCATCCCCTGCGAGGTGGAGCTGGCCAGCGAGTTCCGCTACCGCGACCCCATCCTCGACCAGCGCACCCTCGTGGTCGCCATCTCCCAGTCCGGGGAGACCATGGACACCCTCATGGCGCTGCGGCACGCCCGCGAGCAGGGCTCCCGGGTGCTGGCCATCTGCAACACCAACGGCTCCACCATCCCGCGCGAGTCCGACGCGGTGCTCTACACCTACGCCGGGCCCGAGGTCGCCGTCGCCTCGACCAAGGCGTTCCTCACCCAGCTCGTCGCCTGCTACCTCGTCGCCCTCTATCTCGGGCAGGTGCGCGGCACCAAGTACGGGGACGAGATCCGCGACGTCATCCGCGACCTGTCCCGGATCACCGGATCGGTGGAACGCGTGCTGGAGACCATGGAGCCGGTACGGGAACTGGCGCGCTCCCTCGCCCACCACGACACGGTGCTCTTCCTCGGCCGGCACGTGGGCCACCCGGTCGCCCTCGAAGGCGCCCTGAAGCTCAAGGAACTGGCCTACATGCACGCCGAGGGCTTCGCGGCGGGCGAGCTGAAGCACGGTCCCATCGCGCTGATCGAGGAGGACCTGCCGGTCGTCGTGGTCGTGCCGTCCCCGCGGGGGCGCTCCGTGCTCCACGACAAGATCGTGTCCAACATCCAGGAGATCCGGGCCCGGGGCGCGCGGACCATCGTCATCGCCGAGGAGGGCGACGAGGCGGTCGTGCCCTACGCCGACCACCTGATCCGGGTCCCGGCAACCCCCACCCTCCTCCAGCCCCTGGTGGCCACGGTCCCCCTCCAGGTCTTCGCCTGCGAACTCGCCACCGCCCGCGGCAACGAGGTCGACCAACCCCGCAACCTCGCCAAGTCGGTGACGGTGGAATGA